The genomic window CCAGGAGATCAAGAGTTACAAGCAGCTGCCCAAGAATTTTTACCAGATCCAGACCAAGTTCCGCGACGAGCGCCGCCCCCGCTTTGGCCTGATGCGCGGCCGCGAGTTCACCATGAAGGACGCCTACAGCTTCGACCGCGACCTGGACGCCGCAAAGAAGAGTTACGACACCATGAGTGGCGCCTACCGCCGTATTTTTGACCGCTTTGGCCTGCGTTACCGAGCGGTGGCGGCTGACAGCGGCGCCATTGGCGGCGATATGAGCGAAGAATTCCAGGTGATTGCCGACACCGGCGAAGATGCCATCGTCTACTGCCCGGACAGCAGTTACGCTGCCAATATGGAAAAAGCCGAGGCGCTGGCGCCTGCCGGCCCCCGTGGTGCCGCCACCCAAGCCATGGCCAAAGTGGCCACGCCGGGCAAAAGCACCTGTGAAGATGTCGCTGCGCTGCTGAATGTGCCACTGCAGACTACCGTCAAATCCCTGGTGCTGGCCACCGACGCGAAGGACGACAAGGGCAATGTGGTTAAAACCCAGGTCTGGCTGCTGCTGCTGCGCGGCGACCATGACATGAACGAAGTCAAGGTTGGCAAGGTGCCGGGTCTGGCCGATTTCCGGTTTGCAACGCTGCCCGAGGTGGAAGAACACTTTGGCTGCAAACCTGGCTACTTGGGCCCTATCGGCTTGCAAAAGCCGGTCAAGATGGTCGTGGACCGCGAAGTGGCGGTCATGGCTGACTGGATCTGCGGTGCCAATGCCGAAGACTTTCACACCACCGGCGTCAACTGGGGCCGTGACCTGCCCGAGCCCGAGCTGGTGGCCGACCTGCGCAATGTGAAGGCTGGCGACCTGTCGCCAGACGGCAAGGGCGTGCTCAACATCGAGCGGGGCATCGAAGTGGGCCACGTTTTTGTGCTGGGCACCAAATACAGCAAGGCCATGAATGCGACCTTCCTGGGCGAGAACGGCAAACCCCAGTTCATGGAAATGGGTTGTTACGGCATCGGCATCACCCGCTTGCCCGCCGCTGCCGTGGAGCAGAACCACGACGACAAGGGCATCATCTGGCCCGACGCGCTGGCGCCGTTCACCGTGGTGTTGTGCCCCATCAGCCCGGACCGTTTCCCCGAGGTCAAGGCCGCCGCCGAAACGCTGTACGCTGACCTGCTGGCCGCCGGTGTGGATGTTTTGCTGGACGACCGCAACGAGCGCCCGGGCGCCATGTTTGCCGACTGGGAGCTGATTGGTGTGCCACACCGTGTCACGATTGGTGACCGCACGCTGAAAGAAGGCGTGGTGGAGTACCAGCACCGCCGCGACAGCGAAGCCACCAAGGTGCCCGTGGGCGAAATCGCGGCGCTGGTCCGCGGCAAACTGACGGCATGAGTGCTGAGGACCCAAGCCCACTGAACGCCAACGTCTCACGACGAATCTGCCTCTTGCCCCCGTTGGTAGCACTTGGGTTGCTATCAATCCAGGAGCAATCCTGGGCCGGTGCGCAAATAGAAGAACCATTGATTGACTCCGTGCGCACGGCGCTGAGTAGCGCGGTGCGCAATGCCGCGCCCCCCATCCCCGAGTTCAGCAGTACAGAGCAACGCCTGTATTACCTGCGCTGGTTGGGTGCCATGAGTGAGCGCTTGGCGAAGAAGAAAAAGGATTT from Rhodoferax sp. AJA081-3 includes these protein-coding regions:
- a CDS encoding proline--tRNA ligase, with the protein product MKASQFFISTLKEAPADAEVASHKLMMRAGMIKKLGAGIYTYMPMGLRVIRKVEAIVREEMNRAGSVELTMPVIQPAELWQETGRFTSNGPELLRIKDRHDRDFVVQPTSEEVITDIARQEIKSYKQLPKNFYQIQTKFRDERRPRFGLMRGREFTMKDAYSFDRDLDAAKKSYDTMSGAYRRIFDRFGLRYRAVAADSGAIGGDMSEEFQVIADTGEDAIVYCPDSSYAANMEKAEALAPAGPRGAATQAMAKVATPGKSTCEDVAALLNVPLQTTVKSLVLATDAKDDKGNVVKTQVWLLLLRGDHDMNEVKVGKVPGLADFRFATLPEVEEHFGCKPGYLGPIGLQKPVKMVVDREVAVMADWICGANAEDFHTTGVNWGRDLPEPELVADLRNVKAGDLSPDGKGVLNIERGIEVGHVFVLGTKYSKAMNATFLGENGKPQFMEMGCYGIGITRLPAAAVEQNHDDKGIIWPDALAPFTVVLCPISPDRFPEVKAAAETLYADLLAAGVDVLLDDRNERPGAMFADWELIGVPHRVTIGDRTLKEGVVEYQHRRDSEATKVPVGEIAALVRGKLTA